Proteins encoded in a region of the Apostichopus japonicus isolate 1M-3 chromosome 19, ASM3797524v1, whole genome shotgun sequence genome:
- the LOC139959433 gene encoding uncharacterized protein, translating to MTPEEETRLEKWLLSMSRIGYGQTRRELYLTVKKILDDDGRKNPFKDNMPGPQWVRAFMRRHPKLSERAGEALGKERAMLSSSKLEEWFAKLEEFMASDEIIDGEEILSDPRRLFNCDESGFPLAGKAEKVLAPRGTKNVYQFSNSDKHQITVLACMNAAGFYIEPMLIFPNTRFRYNPLDGAPDTWCVGRSGNGWMNSEVFYEWIANHFVPEVQQKTIPFPIVLFIDGHSSHVSYATATFCAENEVILYCLPAHSSHVLQPCDLSLFKSLKSAWKIHTKIWKANHAGQTITKVQFASVFVGAWKSASTVKNANNGFESAGLFPLDSGRFDRDKLIPSSIFLKSPDSTPQTGTTAVLAAGCSIAKKSNTAYEMVLRVLEESMMEEKVWLFKRRLNEGYDFDTDTLYNAWKKIKLQADGSNTNNIQAATGSNTTDEVQAATGINTDNVQAATGSNTIDVHHHAITTPSPAAKKRTNVSEALDKHLRYPTAQPGRPQNGKRKLLPHAISGRVFIQYLEDKKREKEIEETRKRINREKRAAKNEATKKTPRRKCTTEEVDEQIEIDENMCAKCKKPYEDDDGNWIGCEFCERWFHKECTDIMDAAELSDTELSELEWQCDHCMEK from the exons ATGACACCTGAAGAAGAGACGCGGTTGGAAAAATGGTTATTAAGTATGTCAAGGATAGGCTATGGCCAAACCAGAAGAGAGCTATATCTAACGGTCAAGAAAATACTTGATGACGATGGGAGAAAAAACCCCTTTAAAGACAATATGCCAG GTCCTCAGTGGGTAAGAGCGTTTATGAGACGTCACCCGAAACTTTCGGAGAGGGCAGGCGAGGCTCTGGGGAAGGAAAGGGCAATGCTAAGTAGCAGTAAACTGGAAGAGTGGTTTGCAAAGCTTGAAGAATTCATGGCATCTGATGAAATAATAGATGGTGAAGAAATCCTTAGTGATCCCCGTCGTCTGTTCAACTGTGACGAGAGCGGTTTTCCACTGGCAGGAAAAGCAGAGAAGGTTCTCGCCCCACGAGGAACCAAAAATGTGTACCAGTTTAGTAACAGTGATAAGCACCAGATAACGGTCTTAGCGTGTATGAATGCGGCTGGTTTCTACATTGAACCTATGCTGATTTTTCCAAACACCAGATTTCGGTACAATCCACTCGACGGTGCCCCTGACACGTGGTGTGTTGGGAGAAGCGGAAATGGCTGGATGAACAGTGAGGTCTTCTATGAGTGGATTGCTAACCACTTTGTTCCGGAGGTGCAGCAAAAAACGATACCTTTTCCTATAGTCCTCTTCATTGACGGCCACTCGTCTCATGTGAGTTACGCTACGGCCACCTTCTGTGCCGAAAATGAGGTGATCCTTTATTGCTTACCGGCACATTCCTCACACGTATTGCAGCCATGTGATTTATCACTTTTTAAGAGCCTCAAATCTGCATGGAAGATACACACCAAAATATGGAAAGCAAACCATGCAGGTCAGACTATAACTAAAGTGCAGTTTGCATCAGTATTCGTGGGGGCATGGAAAAGCGCCAGTACGGTGAAAAACGCAAATAACGGTTTCGAATCAGCTGGTCTTTTCCCTCTGGACTCTGGCAGATTTGACAGGGACAAGCTGATACCATCAAGTATCTTTCTTAAGAGTCCTGACTCTACACCCCAAACAGGTACGACAGCCGTCCTTGCAGCAGGATGCAGTATAGCCAAGAAGAGTAACACAGCATATGAGATGGTACTTAGAGTGTTAGAAGAATCCATGATGGAAGAAAAGGTATGGCTATTCAAGCGACGCCTAAACGAAGGCTACGATTTTGACACTGATACCTTATACAACGcatggaaaaaaattaaactccAAGCTGATGGTAGCAACACCAACAACATCCAGGCAGCAACTGGTAGCAACACCACTGATGAAGTCCAGGCAGCAACTGGTATAAATACCGATAACGTCCAGGCAGCAACTGGTAGCAATACCATTGACGTCCATCACCACGCCATCACTACTCCATCTCCAGCGGCGAAAAAGCGAACAAACGTAAGTGAGGCACTTGATAAACACTTGAGATACCCCACCGCTCAACCAGGTCGCCCTCAAAATGGAAAACGTAAGCTGCTCCCTCATGCCATATCCGGCAGAGTATTTATTCAGTACTTGGAGGataaaaagagggaaaaagaaATCGAAGAAACACGCAAGCGAATAAACCGTGAAAAAAGAGCTGCAAAGAATGAAGCCACAAAGAAAACACCACGAAGAAAATGCACGACCGAGGAAGTAGATGAGCAGATAGAAATTGATGAAAACATGTGTGCAAAATGTAAGAAGCCGTACGAGGACGACGATGGTAACTGGATTGGTTGCGAATTTTGTGAGAGATGGTTCCACAAGGAATGCACAGATATAATGGATGCAGCAGAGCTGTCTGACACTGAGCTGAGTGAACTGGAATGGCAGTGCGACCATTGCATGGAAAAGTAG